The window GACTGATGGTCATCGAGTAGGCCCGCGTTCGCAGCGCGGGTCGGGAAGGCACGCCCGTGCTCAGCGTAGTCAACGAACACGGCTCCACCGCTACCGGCTCCCTGATCGACGAGATCGTCCGGGAGGGTGCGAGGCGGATGCTCGCCGCCGCTCTGGAAGCCGAAGTAGATCAATACATAGCCGAGTTGGCGGCTGAGCGGGACGAGCGGGGCCGCCGCCTGGTCGTGCGCAACGGCCACCACCACCCCCGCACCGTGACGACAGCGGCCGGCCCGGTCGAGGTGCGGGCGCCGCGGGTCAACGACCGCCGCGTCGACGAGGCGACCGGTGAACGGCAGCGGTTCTCGTCGAAGATCCTGCCGCCGTGGTGCCGGAAGTCCCCGAAGATCAGCGAGGTTCTCCCGCTGCTCTATCTGCACGGGCTGTCCGGCGGCGACTTCGTGCCCGCGCTCGAGCAGTTCCTCGGCTCCGCGGCCGGCCTGTCGTCGGCGACGGTGAACCGGCTCACGAAACAGTGGCAGGACGACCACGCCGTCTTCCAGCGCCGCGACCTGTCCGAGACGGACTACGCCTACGTGTGGGCCGACGGCGTCCACCCCAAGGTCCGTCTCGGACAGGCCCACTCCTGCGTCCTGGTCCTGATGGGCGTGCGGCTGGACGGCACCAAGGAGCTGATCGCCCTGGCGGAAGGGCTGCGCAGGAGGAACGCAGTTCGGGTTCCTCACCCACGAGATCCCGCTGGATGTAGGCGTCCACCCACGGCGACCAGTGGTCGGCGAAGGCGGGATGCCGCTGCCAGAACGCACGGTAGGCGTCCCGGTCCGGGAACGTCATCGACAGCCGCCGCATGGCCGGGCCGATCACCGCACTGATCAGCTCGTCGGGATCGAGGCCGACGGGAACGGGGAAACCCACGCCCCCGTCCACCAGCAGAAGGGCCGTCAGCAGGTGCGGGTGGCGCACCGCGGTCAGGGCAGCGGTGAAGGCTCCCATGGAGTGACCGCTCAGCACCACCCGCCCCACGCCCAGTGCGTCCACCACAGCGGCCATGTCGTCGGCGTGGGCCGCGATGCCGTACGGCCCGGACAGGTGCCCGCTGCGGCCCCGGCCGCGCAGGTCGGGCGCCACCAGGGTGACCCGGCCGGCCAGGTGGTGGGCGACGCGCGCCCAGCTCAGCCCGTTGGCCGTGATGCCGTGGAGCGCCAGTACCACCGGCGCGTCCGGGGCGTCGGCCGGCCAGCGCGACACGGCCAGCTGCCCACCGGCCACCGGGACGCGAAGCTCCTCGCGCGCAGGAGCGGCCGCGTCCTGACGGGCCGTCGCGCCGTTCCGCGGAGTGCGACTCATGACGGGAGGACCTCCTCACGGCCCGCGGTGGCGCGGGACGTACGGGCGGCGCGCAGCCGCGCCGGAAGCCGCGCCACGCCGCCGGGAAGCAGGTATATCACCGCGACGAACAGCGCGCCGAGCAGGAACAGCGGCTGCGAGAGCGGCACACGGACCACGGAGGGCAGACCGGCGACCGCGCCCGAGCCGGCCAGGTCGCCGAGCCTGTGGTCGGCCCACGTGTAGAGAATGCCGCCGACCATGGGGCCCCACCGGGTGCCGGAACCACCCAGCACCACCATCACCAGCAGGGACAGGGTGAAGTCGGAGGTGGTCGTCTGCGGGGTTGCACCGCCCGTCAGCAGCAGATACACGATGCCGCCGAGCGCGGCAAGGGTGCCGGCCAGGACGAAGGCGGCCAGCTTGAAACCGTACGGGCGCAGCCCCAGCACTTCCACCCGGCGCTCGTTCCCCTTGATGCCCTCCCAGACCCTGCCGAGGGGCGAGCGAACCGCCCACTGCACGACGGCCAGCACCACCACGAGGTAGGCCAGGGCGATCCAGTACAGGTTGGCGGTGTGCTCGATGCCGACCAGCGGGGCGGGCAGCTTGTCCACGGGCGCGGCCCTGCCCTCCTCGCCGCCGGTGACGCCTCCGGGATCGCGCTGCACGAGGATCGACGCGGCCTGCGCGAAGG of the Streptomyces sp. NBC_01788 genome contains:
- a CDS encoding branched-chain amino acid ABC transporter permease, whose product is MTSATQPRGRARTADHPVTTRSERLRRASRWWPALLLVVLLTVPFSALPLPGLLDGPIGGPGNLQLLALCLLFGGLATGYDLLLGRTGLLSFGHALYFAAGTYVTNTVMLEAGLPLAVSALLGLLSGVALSALLGAVSLRVSGIGFSMVTLAFAQAASILVQRDPGGVTGGEEGRAAPVDKLPAPLVGIEHTANLYWIALAYLVVVLAVVQWAVRSPLGRVWEGIKGNERRVEVLGLRPYGFKLAAFVLAGTLAALGGIVYLLLTGGATPQTTTSDFTLSLLVMVVLGGSGTRWGPMVGGILYTWADHRLGDLAGSGAVAGLPSVVRVPLSQPLFLLGALFVAVIYLLPGGVARLPARLRAARTSRATAGREEVLPS